From Veillonellales bacterium:
CCTTTTATCGGTTAATTTCCACCGGCAGTTATTATTTCAGCATTGCCAGCATGGTGCCGGCGGCTACAGCAGTACCGATAACACCGGCCACGTTCGGTCCCATAGCATGCATCAGCAGGAAATTGCCGGGATTGGCTTTCTGCCCGACGATCTGACTGACCCTGGCGGCCATCGGCACTGCCGACACGCCTGCCGAGCCGATCAGCGGATTCACCTTCCCGCCGCTGAAAT
This genomic window contains:
- a CDS encoding sodium ion-translocating decarboxylase subunit beta, with the translated sequence FSGGKVNPLIGSAGVSAVPMAARVSQIVGQKANPGNFLLMHAMGPNVAGVIGTAVAAGTMLAMLK